A stretch of Candidatus Methylomirabilota bacterium DNA encodes these proteins:
- a CDS encoding DNA polymerase ligase N-terminal domain-containing protein — translation MARARRTPRRRARARPLPDLSRYGRLAEYNRKRRFEVTPEPAGRAPGGSPTPGRPLQFVIQKHRARRLHYDFRLEHRGVMLSWAVPKGPSLDPAVKRLAMETEPHPIDYNEFEGVIPEGEYGGGTVMIWDHGVWAPVVGDRLGDEADVDRQLAKGELKLMLLGERLAGGWALVRTGERQWLLIKHRDRWASTTDPTVTHPRSVVSGRTMAEIARAAGASPRQLIEAAAADGEATDARSAVRSPPRPQRRRRAR, via the coding sequence ATGGCGCGCGCACGGCGAACACCCCGCCGCCGCGCCCGGGCGAGGCCCCTGCCCGATCTGAGCCGGTACGGCCGTCTGGCCGAATACAACCGCAAGCGGCGGTTCGAGGTCACCCCCGAGCCCGCTGGCCGCGCTCCGGGAGGCAGCCCGACGCCCGGCCGGCCGCTGCAGTTCGTGATCCAGAAACACCGTGCGCGTCGCCTGCACTACGACTTCCGGCTCGAGCACCGGGGCGTCATGCTCTCGTGGGCGGTGCCCAAGGGTCCCTCGCTCGATCCGGCGGTCAAGCGGCTGGCCATGGAGACGGAGCCCCATCCGATCGATTACAACGAGTTCGAAGGGGTGATCCCCGAGGGCGAATACGGCGGCGGGACCGTGATGATCTGGGATCACGGCGTCTGGGCCCCGGTGGTCGGCGACCGCCTCGGCGACGAGGCCGACGTCGACCGCCAGCTCGCCAAAGGGGAGCTCAAGCTCATGCTGCTCGGCGAGAGGCTCGCCGGCGGCTGGGCGCTGGTGCGGACCGGCGAGCGCCAGTGGTTGTTGATCAAGCACCGCGATCGGTGGGCGTCCACCACCGATCCCACGGTCACCCATCCGCGCTCCGTCGTCTCCGGTCGCACGATGGCGGAGATCGCCCGCGCCGCCGGCGCCAGTCCCCGCCAGCTCATCGAAGCCGCCGCCGCGGATGGGGAGGCGACGGACGCCAGGTCGGCCGTCCGGTCACCGCCCAGGCCCCAGCGTCGCCGGCGCGCGCGCTGA
- a CDS encoding ABC transporter ATP-binding protein, with amino-acid sequence MARIEVRGLRKVFGGGVEAVKGLDLAIEEGEFVVLVGPSGCGKTTTLRMIAGFEEPTAGEIRIDGRVVNDLEPGQRNLGMVFQSHALFPHKTVAENIEFGPRMKKVDAATRRRRVREVADLVRITHLLDKFPAQCSGGEAQRVALARTLITEPSAFLLDEPLASLDAKLRREMRAEIDRLHEELRKTFVFVTHDQEEAMTLADRIVVMQAGRVEQVGTPLEIYNDPVSYFVADFFGSPSMNLLAGTLRAAAGRPRFEGAGFAVELPAAFASAPEGRYSLGARPEHVRVGGDGTFHWRAKLVEPLGKDTLIYFDHGAERPTIAVVEGASPYRVGDAPGIRFDLDRVYLFDAAGRRVRGSR; translated from the coding sequence ATGGCCCGCATCGAGGTGCGGGGGCTGCGCAAGGTCTTCGGCGGCGGCGTGGAGGCCGTCAAAGGGCTCGATCTGGCGATCGAGGAGGGGGAGTTCGTCGTGCTGGTCGGGCCCTCGGGCTGCGGCAAGACGACGACCCTCCGAATGATTGCGGGGTTCGAGGAGCCCACGGCGGGCGAGATCCGCATCGACGGCCGGGTGGTCAACGACCTGGAGCCCGGCCAGCGGAACCTGGGCATGGTGTTCCAGAGCCACGCCCTGTTCCCCCACAAGACGGTGGCCGAGAACATCGAGTTCGGGCCGCGCATGAAGAAGGTCGATGCGGCGACGCGGCGGCGCCGGGTGCGAGAGGTGGCCGACCTGGTCCGCATCACGCACCTGCTGGACAAGTTCCCGGCCCAGTGCTCGGGCGGCGAGGCCCAGCGGGTGGCGCTGGCCCGGACCCTGATCACCGAGCCCTCCGCCTTCCTGCTCGACGAGCCGCTGGCCAGCCTGGACGCCAAGCTACGCCGCGAGATGCGGGCGGAGATCGATCGCCTGCACGAGGAGCTGCGCAAGACGTTCGTGTTCGTCACCCACGATCAGGAGGAGGCCATGACGCTGGCCGACCGGATCGTGGTCATGCAGGCCGGCCGCGTCGAGCAGGTGGGCACGCCGCTCGAGATCTACAACGACCCGGTCAGCTACTTCGTCGCGGACTTCTTCGGCAGCCCGTCGATGAACCTGCTGGCGGGAACGCTCCGCGCCGCGGCCGGCCGTCCGCGCTTCGAGGGGGCGGGCTTCGCCGTCGAGCTGCCGGCGGCCTTCGCCAGCGCCCCCGAAGGCCGGTACTCCCTGGGCGCCCGGCCCGAGCACGTTCGCGTGGGGGGCGATGGCACCTTTCACTGGCGCGCCAAGCTCGTCGAGCCGTTGGGCAAGGACACGCTGATCTACTTCGACCACGGGGCCGAGCGGCCCACCATCGCCGTCGTCGAGGGCGCCAGCCCCTACCGGGTAGGCGATGCGCCGGGGATCAGATTCGACCTCGATCGAGTCTACCTGTTCGACGCCGCCGGCCGCCGCGTGCGCGGGTCACGCTAG